In Cyanobacteriota bacterium, the following proteins share a genomic window:
- a CDS encoding iron-containing alcohol dehydrogenase: EVVDATVLLAGVVGGLGGAQCRTVAAHAIHNGLTHLSASHGTLHGEKVAYGILVQLRLEEMVQSNHLAATARQQLLQFYGTIGLPATLEDLGLGTITIADLAHVAAVACAPNSDIHRLPFAVDPNQVMAAMVSTQSGLLV, encoded by the coding sequence GAGAGGTTGTCGATGCCACAGTCCTTCTAGCGGGTGTTGTTGGTGGGTTGGGAGGTGCTCAATGTCGCACGGTTGCCGCCCACGCTATTCATAATGGGTTGACTCACCTGTCAGCCAGTCATGGCACTCTCCACGGAGAGAAGGTTGCCTATGGCATTTTGGTGCAGCTACGGTTAGAGGAAATGGTACAGAGTAACCATCTAGCAGCCACTGCCCGTCAGCAGTTGCTTCAGTTTTATGGCACGATCGGCCTGCCAGCTACCCTAGAGGACTTGGGGTTAGGAACCATTACTATCGCAGATTTGGCCCATGTGGCTGCGGTTGCCTGTGCCCCTAACTCTGATATTCACCGCTTACCCTTCGCTGTGGATCCTAACCAAGTCATGGCAGCTATGGTCTCAACCCAATCAGGGTTACTCGTTTAG